The nucleotide window tgattactgttaaaaatatttgtggaaTATCCTTGGGGTTGTGAAGTGTTTGGGTGTTtcttgtaagtgtttttaagttgtTCTTATAAAGTTACATGCTTTCAGTCGgtattatgatttatttatttgaaatattgatttattaatttgatattagaaataatttttgtttccttgaaggtacgaagtgtctcacgggaaggtacgaagtgtctcaagggaaggtacgaagtgtccaaggtacgaagtgtccaaagacactttgtaccttcaaaaggtacgaagtgtccagggtacgaagtggcaaaggtacgaagtgtcctgacaccgaCTCAACGCTCAAACTTGAATCCACCTTCCTGATGATGTATTGTGTGAAGTTTGAGTGCAGCTAGGCAGATGACACTAAGTGAACTAAACTAATATGACCCTCTTTATACATATGCAAGATCTTATCCTTAGTTGTATGCCATTTACTCACATCTAGCTGTCTTTGTAGTTGCACCAAGTTACTATCGCTTTGATTATTGTGATACTGATTAGCGGCAAGAACCACAGCTTTCACCATAGCTGTCGCCTCCATGTCTGCTCAGATGTCAAAGACTTGTATGAAGTTGTAAAGACAGTAAACCTGGTAATAAAAAAGCATCGGTAACATCAAATAATATATCACAATACACAATTTTTAAAGGTAGGCCTGTTCAACTCCATGCTAAATTATGAGGTACATTATGAGGTAGTTGCATCGAATCaaacaaaaccattcaaaaacatttaaaataagttacatttaatatatttaataacaaaaagtaTCAGTTCATTTGTATTACAGTATGATTATgaagttaaacaaaacaaaaataaaaaatatgtaacaAGAATTTCTAtactataaataatttttttaatgtaaaaccTAACTTTAGAAATTTGCCCTAGCCCCTAGCTAGGCCCTACCAAGAGGTTACAAATTCAAAGTACTGTCTGACTGTACTTTGGATTAACCTATAGTAGCAGTTCGTATAAGAGTACAGGGCTCCGACTTTGCACAACAATacatcacattttttttaatgcaaaagCTAGCCTGATTGTTAAGATTTTTTTATCcaatatttattaatttcattaTCCATTTATAAAAACAGATTTGACACGTTTGCAACCGTACCGTGTCCATAGTTTATCTTTAGTTTGTCCTATTTATTTTGGTGCCCGTAATTGGTTCTTAAGAATTTTGTTCTGAGGGGAAATTAAAGTCTAAATTGCTTTACGGCAAAAAataacggataactttccgtgtCACGCCACCACtgtttttttcactcatttttacaacaaaagGGGATTATATAATCTTAAAATTAATATGATTATGAGATTGAGATGATTTAATTTAGATCATCTCAATCTCATAATCAAATTGAGGTAAAATTATTTCACATCGAATGAAAACGTGGTGGcgtaataaatacatttttccaTAAAGGAAACCTTGTGAGCTGACACCTCACCATGCCTCAAAACATATTTCCTGaacaataacacaaacaaacaactctCACTCACTGACATTATTAACATTTCTGCAGCGAGCCTGCCTGCTGCAGCAGAAGTATCATGACATAATAGAAGCATCAACACGTTTGATCAATCTATGATCATTAAACAGccacaaacaaaacagaaataatAAACAGGTTTATCAAAAGACACATTAAACGACATACAACAAcactgaaattgaattgaagaatAGATGTTTTACCTGAAGAAAACAGAGAGCAATGTTGAATAGTTTAAATGCGCCGCTTCTGTGATCGTCTGTTTTGAAAAGATTGCCATCAAATAGTCAGGTTCTTTTATATTGATTGCACAAAAGCTCGTGCGGTGAGTAGGATTTCAGACGTAACAGTAATAAAATCCCGGCATGCAACAGTACTCTGAAAATCAGAATCCATGCAGCACAGGGAGTTAGAGATATAGTTGGGTTTATAAAATAAGTACAACTTTTGTACCAGAGAGTCTAACTATCATAAATGGGTGCAATTAGTGTCGAGgccaacacatttttttctgagCCTATAAAATTATTTCCTAAGCCTAAgcttaatattttattaaacctTCAGAGACTTACCATTGACACATTTATTGACCTCATCTTCCCGACTGCAGATCTTTTGGGTCATCGGGTAGGTGCATAATGGTGATTTTGTTCAGCCTTTCATTCGCCCTCATCATATCCGAAATGAGATAATGGTCACATCGTCGAACTCTTGCTCCTTGATTTGAGTTATTTAGCAACAAAAGTTAACAGCTTCATGCGGCGCTGAAGTAGGCTGCAGCAGTTGCAGTTCTACGGACGAATCAAGCTCTTGCCTGGCACGCTATTTTAAGGGCAATATAAAAACGTCCTTGAAGTGTACAATTCAGCTTGCCTGTAAATTGAATTACCAAACTGTGGCCGATGATtcgttaaaaacaatatttgtttaatcaattatgttgttgttgttgttgttttttttttgtgtgtgcgatGGCCTGTTTGATGGATATACTAAATCAGGGAATACAGGTGCTAACCACGAATGTGCTTATTTTAGTCACATATTATGGCCTACACAGGTTTAAATGCCCAAGCATAATAATTATTGAGGTACAACTGTAGAGCAGTATAGGCCTAGttgaattattgtttaaaaatctCCAGATTAGGGCCTAATGTTCGGCCTAACAATTAAGTGTTAGGCCTAATTGAATTAATcatgataatttgtttgtttattgattgatttatttatttattatgacaACTTTGACTTTATATTATGTTGAACAACCGCCTGAAAATTACCTAGGAATAAGAAATATGCACCATTGGCTACGACCAATATGCATGCCAAGGAAAACCAGGAAAAATAAATTGCCTTTTCTGACCTTAAAAACTATAGTGTGTCAACAATATCAACAAGTTTGTTGAATAACCTGTAGTAGAGAAAAATACCTGCTACTTATTGGGAAGAAAACTGGGTTAATAGATGTCTTACCATGATTTTGCTGTCCCAAAGATCTTGTCATACATTTGTAGATCTCCTATTCTTCAGAAAATCCATACCACATATTCCAAAGAAACCCTTCAACCGGGCTAGTTGACATCCATTGAAACTTCCAACGCATCTTGCCAGGTCGTTCTTTAGACACGTGCAAAGTGCAGTGTCTCCTCGGCACTCACTCGTTGACTGTGAAGACCCACACCGGGGAGCGTCACCAGGGAAACTCGCCGAGTGCCGTCCATCCATCCACACAGAGAAGAACTCTTTGGTCGACCGCAAACTTCACCTCCCGACATTGGTGTGTGTGAGCAATGGTTGCCATATTGCACATTTTCATCAGTTATTCCGCCGTGAATTTCCTCATattgacaataaaataaaccgTATATTTAGTTCTCTTGACACTCTCCTCAAGATTCGCACTGAGCTCAACGCGTGGCCGAAAACAATTATGTTCAAATCCAATGTTCAGTTTTCAGTCGGAGTTTGCAATATTGCCACTACTACAGCAAAAACAATTGTGGAACTCACGAAATATccagtttgttgttttatattccATACTATGAGAAGAAGTTCTTTCTAGGTGTAAACAAATCTTCTCATCGAATTTTGGCCCGGCGAAGAGGAGAGGCCAAAGAAGGTCATCCGGTGTCATTCTGAGAGCTCACGAAAAAATGAGTATAAACTGCTCTCAAATGGCTAGTCGAGTCCTCAAAAATCTCCCTTAATCTACTACTATTTCGTCTATTAAAAGCAACAATTGAGAAAAGTTGTgacagaaatacaaaactgttCAATATCCGAATCCCTTGTGAAGTCCAGTGCTGTAGTCCATTGATGATGTTGTATGCATGTTGTTTGCTGTCCGTATAATGAACTGCAGCAAGTGGTACGAGTGACTATtgcaaaagtggtaaaaataaaaGCGCAAAGATGATCATgtctcatttgcataacaatGCAAATCGTTCCAGGAGTGAGGAGATTAAAGCCCGCTGATTGGGTAACTGTCACTCTAAAGAATGTAGAGAATCTCGTCTGCGCCACCTGTCACACGCCATGCAATGTGTTGCTCTTTACCAGTTGCTCGATCTCTCATTTGCATAGCAATGCAAATCGTTTCACGGGTGATGACATTCAAGACCGCTGATTGGATAATGTCACTCCGAAGAATGTAAAGAATCTCGTCTGCGCCACCTGTCCAACCAATGATGCAGTGTGTTGCTCTTTACCGGAGTGAAGGCATTTAAAGCCCCCTGATTGGATCAATGTCACTCTAATCTCGTCTGCGCCGGCGGGCACGCGGCCTTTGTCAAGTGTTGCTCTTTACCAGTTGCGTGCTTGTACTGGTAGTGTCGCCATACAATATTCATAGGAATCtgcatgtaaacaaaatgaactACTTATATGAGTTCTAACATCGAGGCAGCAAGATCATATTATGCGCAATGTATATTGGCCGCTGTACTTTTGATACCGTTCGTTTTTGTTTGCTTGGGTGAGGCCTTTTGTTTGATTGCTAATTaaatctgtttgtttatttgtttgcttctttcttccttttttgttgttgttgggttTGTTTGTGGGGGAATGGTTTGCTGCTCatgttcgttccgctatcgtgcAGACAATACCAACCTCATAGTTGTAGGAGTAGGCCCcctgggccgatttcacaaaggtctcaaattgatcgtaacttcaaatcaatcgtagttgctaagtaaagtgtgatgtcacaatacaaatctctatggtgatactgaaaatttgtcttgcgatgaattttattgctttgtgaaatcggctttgtgaaatcggccctgCAGGTCCAATGAAATGATGTGAAGTTGAATGTTACAATCAAACTTCACTACGGATCAATGAGAACCACACCCCTGTGGGATTGGCCTCCCTGTACTGCATTGCTTTTATGTTCTTACATTTGCTAAAACAACCACGTTCTCACGGGTTCCCTCCCACGGGAACTAGTCACGGGGATCGACGACACAATGCTCCCTGCCCCGTGATAACAAGACTGACAGCTGTTTCAACATGGCTGCGCCCGTGGAGAAGAACACGAGTGGCACAGAATCCGCAGTTATGACGACCGAAGTGAATAGTGAAAACCTTCGAAGGATTCAGAACACACTTGAAAAATTCACTCTATTCATGGAGCGCCATCATCGAATAGCAAAGATGAACATCGTTGGGTTTTTCACCGACAGAATGTGGGAGGAAATTATCGTGCCCCATTTTTCTGAAGATGTTGTCAACGAGATTGTGCACCTCTCTGAAGAAGATATGGCTGGGCTTCCCGCAGGGCGATGGCAGCCACAGGAAACGTGTGAAAATAAAGAAGGGTCGGGCTTGCAAAACTTCATCAATGAATGTTTAGAGAATCGGTTAGAAAATACtgatgtgttgtgtaaacgtgAAGATGTTTTGAATGAAATTGAGGAGACACATGTCGAGATGGAGAGGTCAACTTCATTATCGGATAAGCATACGGTGGAGGAAGAGACGTTATTGGTGCACACAAGAGCACTGATGAACATGAAGAAGTGTCATGAGGTAGAAAGGATGTCAAGTTTCACTGCGAGATTGGCCAAGATCCATCATCTGCAACAGGTCAGGAGAACAAAAGACTTAGTTAGGGCTAGGCCTAGCCTATCCAGTGCCAGTGTCATTTTCCACCATTCATTCATGAGAgtctattttttgtctttttctcttcatatatcagcctttttttttcattttaaaactttttgacTAGTAGGATGTAGGACTAGGAGCTAGAaaagtaaaattaaataatgaagttttataaattattataaggACAATCATGAAAAAAGTCTGTTgtgatttctttttatttctttatcaaGAACTAAGTACTCCTAGAACTAAGGTTCAATCCGCTATTTACAGTAGCGGATCGAACCTCGTAGAGTCCAGGTACTACTACTAGGAGTAAGTTTCATCATGATCACTGTAGTCATGATGATCTGGCAACGGGTCAGGGACAATTAGCAGGAGGGTGCATCACATTTAAAGTAACatctagacccagtgactggggcacttgattcctttttttgaaattttgacattaatattatcggtcatctagctagatgaccgataatgtcaaaattttgaagaaaGGAATCCgataaatgtcaaaattttgaaaaaaggaatctagcgccccagtcactgggtctaagTAACATCAGTGTTCACCTTGGTTGTCTGTTGAGTTGACTTCTTTACAGTAGAAATTACTGTGAAAAAAACATGATACCTTTGTGTCACAGAAATTTGTCTAACCTTTGTGAACTGTTATTCCCACAGATGGTTGATATCGGCAGTGGCAAAGGCTACCTTGGAAACTATCTAACTCTTCAGTATGGTCTAGATGTTATCGGCATCGACTCATCGGACTCAAACACTCATGGTGCCAGAGAAAGAAGCCAAAAGCTACTTGAGAAGTGGGAGGGGATTTCAAAGCACACCATGAATATTAAACAGGGGTTCGCCCCACCAGACACCAGGAAGGATACTTTCAAGGATGTTTACACCAAGAGAGCACTCAAGTTAAAGAAAAAGCAAGATTTTGATGGTCCTGCGGCTGCAATGGCACAGTCATCACTTGATGCTGGGTTAAATAAGACCATGAATAAACATGTGGGGAGTGACCAATCAGTAGtaaactttgaaaaaacaaCTGTGGTGGTAACAGAACAACTTACGGAAGACATCCAAGCCTCAGATGTCAACAGCGTCCTTGGCCAATCAGACGGATTTGTAAATGAAGTCATGAATGCTCAACAGGCAGTTGACCAATCACCCGACACGTTAAGTGAGATTGGAAACACCAATTCTGAAGTCGATGTGATTAAAGATCTTCATAAGATTGATCTAATAAGTGATGAGAAGCACGAGATCCCATCAGAGAGACAAGACATTCACCACGACTCTGATTCCCAACCTTTAGGCTGTATATCAGCAGATATTTTTAGCACAGAGTCACAAGATTCACACagttcaaatctatcaactcgcCCAAGTAGTAATTGTAACTCGAAAATACAAGTATCAACTGAGGATGATAACATTCGTAAATGCAGGGAAGGAAAGATGAAAAAGCGCAGTAAAAAGGCGTTGGCTCAGAGCAGTGCAACTTTTTGCCCTGTCACAGCGTTTGTTAAACCATCGACCAGCCTGACTGGTATGGTGGCTGAAACTTCTCAGGAATTTGGAAAACAGCTGCCAAGCTCGGAAAGTGAAGTTGTAAGTAGCTGCATTGACAATATGACTGACTCAGTTTCAACCTTCTTTGGTTATCCTTGAATGAAGTTTGCCAAGGTTCATTCTTGCACTGTGTGTTTTAatgttcttaaaataaaaaaaaatctaaaaaggGTGGGGTTAACTTGTAGTTTGGGTACTCATTAAAACCCATTACAAGTGTctgtaaatatatatatatttttttctatgaCAGGAATAGGATGGGCAATTCCACTTGAACAGAGGTAAAACTTCTGACACTGATGTTTGATAAAAAAACCAGACTTTTACCAATACTGTATGCATTCTGCTAAATGTGTTCTACTGCTCATGTATGTAGTACAATTATGACTGATAACAATTTGATTGTACTTTTCTTCTTCAACAGCCATTCATGTTGATGGGTCTCCATACGTGTGGAGATCTTGCGCCCTCGATGTTGAGGCTCTTCGTTCGCAACGACAATGCCAAGGTTCTCTTGAATATCGGCTGCTGCTACCACCAAATCACAGAGAGGTTTGAGACGGAGGGCTGGCATGTTGAAGGTCCGAGACCAGAGGTGTTTGGATTTCCCATGAGCAAATTCATGAGGTCAAAGGGCACTGTAATTGCCAGACCAGCCCGAATATTGGCGTGTATGGTGAGTTAAAACCCAAATAAAACTCCATATCGCTCAGGGGACATGCTACGCCAAAAACAGCCTTAAAGTTTAATATGTGGACGTTTGCTTTGCTTTTTgtatcctacaaaaagtacccaacccTTTAATAAGgcatttgttttgaatttgctgaaaggaaatttgtttaaatttgtgacAGACCCAAAATGTTTTGGGTCAATGTCACAAAGGTTTaatagtaggatttgaaactttgcatggtggaaataagatatagaagagtttgcggtaacaccatgtaataacaatctctgaatgagttggggtggttctgaaaagaaccgttggattaacttgacgtttcgatcagtatgctctgatcgtcttctggacagaagacgatcagagcatactgatcgaaacgttgagttaatccaacggttccagaagacgatcagagcatactgatcgaaacgtcaagttaatccaacggttcttttcagaaccaccccaactcatttagagattgttattacatggtgttaccgcaaactcttctatatgtCACAAAGGTTGACAGAGCATGCTGTTTCAAGGCATTAACTTTATTCAACATTTCAACTTGGGTGCAATATACACCATCCTCTAAATCTCTAACCCTTGAGAAAATAATATCTCTCTGGGATTTTACCACTGTACCTCTTATTTATTGTGACAAGAAACTTGTTTGTTGACACGCCCGGCGGTCTATTAAAGTAAGGGTTTGACAGGCCTGCTGCTGTTTTTACTTGCATTTGGCGACCAGGCTTCTGTTAATTTGAACCCTGACAAAATCTACTCGGCGTTAGTAGAATATAACGCAATACAGTTCTctataaagaacaaaatctacctggcaagtagatgcaCACATGCGGTTAGCGCAAACCAAATACCTCACtttgcaatgcctcaaatcccatagcCTTTTAACTGAACGTTTGTTATGATTTTGCCTCCCATGTTTCTTTTTAGGCAGCAGATAGGATTGCAAGTACCCAGGTGGTACCAGCGATGGGTCTGTTCTATCGAAGTGTACTTCAAGTGTTACTTCGAGATCACTTCAGAATCCCTCAAAGGTTTGTCATATTTTTAATAGCCAGAAATCTCCCCGAGGacagtggtccactggccaaatgccacTAAAATTTCAACTCAGTTGTAATGTTGCCTCAGTAGTCATTCTGGCTAGTTCATTGTTTTCCCTTGCTATGAATGTGAAAGCTTCTACCTACACattatttatagaaaaaaacGGAAAGTATGGAAAAGCTATATAGCTGGCAACTAGTGAAAAGACAAGTCCCTAAAAATGGCAAAGGCAAATCCTGGGTTAGCCTATCAGACGGCCATTCAAATTAATCATGAtttatgtttacattttgtgtcaaaaagtcatttattttcttctgtTACTTCATTTGTCAGATCCGAAAATGTTGGAAAGCTTGCTCCAAAGTGTCACTCATTCCTCGAGTATGCAAGAAAAGCTCTCAGGAAACTCAAGTTTGATGACTCAAAGGTAAGTTATCAGTCACCTGCAATTTGTTATGAAAACTTTTACAGCCCTTTATCCTCACCCACCAGGTACACATGCACCCTTACGTATCTGGTATGTGGGGTCCTGCTATAACTGTTCTACTATTCTCATTTCTGAAGAAATTCTGTGGGGTACCACTTATATACAAAGAAAACCTTGGTGGGTAGCGTTGTTCCATTGTTTCCCTGTAAGTTGGAGTGTAAGGGCACCTACACACACCTACAAGTGGGAGTCcattttggcggtcgtaaccaatctCTGTTTCAgtcattggccagtgattaaccaatgtCCACTTCAACCGAAACACTTATTGATTACAAATGCAAAACACACCCTAGGTAAAAGTTCAGAAAGGGAAAGGAGATAGTCCTCCCATGCAAGAAATTATTGGGGTGTTTGTGGAAGTATGTTGATGAGGTTCTAATAATTAGTTCTTTATGTCATCTTTTGTTGAAGCAGCTTTCTGATGCAGACATCATTGCTTATTCAGAGCGCTTCCAGCCATATTTTTGCCACTTACAAGCGCTAAATCAACTAAGAGTTGCACTGTCACCAACAATAGAGGGCCTCATTATGTTGGACAGACTTTGCTACCTACAAGAGCAGGTAACtgaactttgtttttattttcccttCTAAGTTggaaagaagaaagaaacaaacgaTCCACGATGCCATTTCAATTCTATGACAAGTTGTTAAATCTGAGAAGAGGCAACTGTtactttctttcatttttaccTTTTCAAGTTAAATTGATTACATATTTTGCTTTGAAGATTggaattttgtttaaccattatGTCCTTTCTTATCCTCCAAAAGGCTAATGTTCGAAGGGCAGCAGTAATCCAACTCTTTGACCGGGTGACATCACCAAGATGCTATGCTATCGTGGCAACCAGCTAACCCAGCAGGCTACCAGTGGTATGATGCAGTTCTTCTTTTGGAACTTTTTAACATAAATATTTCTTCTTTTGTTGTCTCAGTTAGATGTGAACAACCCTCAGCTACAGAAACATTGACTGGGTCAGAATTTCCTCCACCCATTTTTTAGAAAACAGTCCTAAATGTTGTCTGGTCTCTTGTGTATAGTTTGAAAGCTTTTGCCAATAGCCTGTTTAAGGCAATTTTTTATCAATCTTTTTTAACATAACACCATGTCTCACCGATTTTTACAATACAATCTTTTTTCAATACCTTTTAAAATTATGATgtgaattccccccccccccaaaaaaaaaacagccgtcgatttcacaaagagttaggactcgtcttatctcgagttaggatgggTAACTCTTActaatttaggattaatcttaagatctgcatgctacagtgcagggttaggactcgtcctaagtcctaagattaatcttatgttaggaagagtttggtgaaatcgacggctgataaCAAGGCAGATGATACATAGAAGTGACAGCATGACACCAAATTGTTTACAATTTatgtacaaaacattattttattgtaaaatgcataaCCCTGAGCAAAGTATTTTAAGCAAAACTGTCTCGAATCCCATCAAATGAGAAACTGTAAACGTACACATCTGTTTAAGACAGCCAGTGCAGGAGACAATGCAGCTTAATTTAATAGTAAAGCTACTTATACAAAATGAAGTTACTATA belongs to Asterias rubens chromosome 6, eAstRub1.3, whole genome shotgun sequence and includes:
- the LOC117291572 gene encoding methyltransferase-like protein 25 encodes the protein MAAPVEKNTSGTESAVMTTEVNSENLRRIQNTLEKFTLFMERHHRIAKMNIVGFFTDRMWEEIIVPHFSEDVVNEIVHLSEEDMAGLPAGRWQPQETCENKEGSGLQNFINECLENRLENTDVLCKREDVLNEIEETHVEMERSTSLSDKHTVEEETLLVHTRALMNMKKCHEVERMSSFTARLAKIHHLQQMVDIGSGKGYLGNYLTLQYGLDVIGIDSSDSNTHGARERSQKLLEKWEGISKHTMNIKQGFAPPDTRKDTFKDVYTKRALKLKKKQDFDGPAAAMAQSSLDAGLNKTMNKHVGSDQSVVNFEKTTVVVTEQLTEDIQASDVNSVLGQSDGFVNEVMNAQQAVDQSPDTLSEIGNTNSEVDVIKDLHKIDLISDEKHEIPSERQDIHHDSDSQPLGCISADIFSTESQDSHSSNLSTRPSSNCNSKIQVSTEDDNIRKCREGKMKKRSKKALAQSSATFCPVTAFVKPSTSLTGMVAETSQEFGKQLPSSESEVPFMLMGLHTCGDLAPSMLRLFVRNDNAKVLLNIGCCYHQITERFETEGWHVEGPRPEVFGFPMSKFMRSKGTVIARPARILACMAADRIASTQVVPAMGLFYRSVLQVLLRDHFRIPQRSENVGKLAPKCHSFLEYARKALRKLKFDDSKLSDADIIAYSERFQPYFCHLQALNQLRVALSPTIEGLIMLDRLCYLQEQANVRRAAVIQLFDRVTSPRCYAIVATS